A part of Rattus norvegicus strain BN/NHsdMcwi chromosome 4, GRCr8, whole genome shotgun sequence genomic DNA contains:
- the Clec4a gene encoding C-type lectin domain family 4 member A isoform X1: protein MASEITYAEVRIKNESNSSVTYSGSPAAPREKPTRHLSKPGSLLVPFTSLMVLLLLLAITFLVAFIIYFQKYSQFLEEKKAIKGITHKELNCIKNVLLMEEKSWSCCPKNWKPFGSHCYWVTKHTSTYSKASWNESEKNCFSMGAHLLVIHSKEEQDFITGFLNRDAAYFIGLWDSGHRQWQWVSQTPYNASATFWHKGEPSSDDEKCVIINHLNSGWGWNDIPCSGKQQSVCQMKEIQL from the exons ATGGCTTCAGAAATCACTTATGCAGAAGTAAGGATCAAGAATGAATCCAACTCCTCGGTCACCTACTCAGGATCTCCTgcag CTCCCAGAGAGAAACCTACCCGTCATCTGAGTAAGCCTGGTTCCCTTTTGGTGCCTTTTACATCCCTTATGGTACTTCTCCTGCTGCTAGCAATCACATTCTTAGTTGCTTTCATCA TTTATTTTCAGAAGTACTCTCaatttcttgaagaaaaaaaagctaTAAAAGGTATAACTCACAAAGAATTGAACTGCATAAAAAATGTTTTGCTCATGGAAG aaaaaagctggagctGTTGCCCAAAGAATTGGAAGCCATTTGGTTCCCACTGCTACTGGGTTACCAAACATACTTCAACTTACTCAAAAGCATCTTGGAACGAGAGTGAGAAGAACTGCTTCAGCATGGGTGCTCATCTCCTAGTGATCCATAGCAAGGAAGAACAG GACTTCATCACTGGGTTCCTGAACCGTGATGCTGCTTATTTTATAGGGCTCTGGGATTCAGGTCATCGACAATGGCAATGGGTTTCTCAGACACCATACAATGCGAGTGCCAC ATTCTGGCACAAAGGTGAGCCCAGCAGTGACGATGAAAAGTGTGTTATAATAAATCATCTTAATTCTGGATGGGGCTGGAATGATATCCCTTGCAGTGGTAAACAGCAGTCAGTTTGTCAGATGAAGGAAATACAGTTATGA
- the Clec4a gene encoding C-type lectin domain family 4 member A (The RefSeq protein has 2 substitutions compared to this genomic sequence), producing the protein MASEITYAEVRIKNESNSSVTYSGSPAAPREKPTRHLSKPGSLLVPFTSLMVLLLLLAITFLVAFIIYFQKYSQFLEEKKAIKGITHKELNCIKNVLLMEEKSWSCCPKNWKPFGSHCYWVTKHTSTYSKASWNESEKNCFSMGAHLLVIHSKEEQDFITGILNRDAAYFIGLWDSGHRQWQWVSQTPYNASATFWHKGEPSSDDEKCVIINHLNSGWGWNDIPCSGKQQSVCQMKKIQL; encoded by the exons ATGGCTTCAGAAATCACTTATGCAGAAGTAAGGATCAAGAATGAATCCAACTCCTCGGTCACCTACTCAGGATCTCCTgcag CTCCCAGAGAGAAACCTACCCGTCATCTGAGTAAGCCTGGTTCCCTTTTGGTGCCTTTTACATCCCTTATGGTACTTCTCCTGCTGCTAGCAATCACATTCTTAGTTGCTTTCATCA TTTATTTTCAGAAGTACTCTCaatttcttgaagaaaaaaaagctaTAAAAGGTATAACTCACAAAGAATTGAACTGCATAAAAAATGTTTTGCTCATGGAAG aaaaaagctggagctGTTGCCCAAAGAATTGGAAGCCATTTGGTTCCCACTGCTACTGGGTTACCAAACATACTTCAACTTACTCAAAAGCATCTTGGAACGAGAGTGAGAAGAACTGCTTCAGCATGGGTGCTCATCTCCTAGTGATCCATAGCAAGGAAGAACAG GACTTCATCACTGGGTTCCTGAACCGTGATGCTGCTTATTTTATAGGGCTCTGGGATTCAGGTCATCGACAATGGCAATGGGTTTCTCAGACACCATACAATGCGAGTGCCAC ATTCTGGCACAAAGGTGAGCCCAGCAGTGACGATGAAAAGTGTGTTATAATAAATCATCTTAATTCTGGATGGGGCTGGAATGATATCCCTTGCAGTGGTAAACAGCAGTCAGTTTGTCAGATGAAGGAAATACAGTTATGA
- the Clec4a gene encoding C-type lectin domain family 4 member A isoform X2, with translation MASEITYAEVRIKNESNSSVTYSGSPAAPREKPTRHLIYFQKYSQFLEEKKAIKGITHKELNCIKNVLLMEEKSWSCCPKNWKPFGSHCYWVTKHTSTYSKASWNESEKNCFSMGAHLLVIHSKEEQDFITGFLNRDAAYFIGLWDSGHRQWQWVSQTPYNASATFWHKGEPSSDDEKCVIINHLNSGWGWNDIPCSGKQQSVCQMKEIQL, from the exons ATGGCTTCAGAAATCACTTATGCAGAAGTAAGGATCAAGAATGAATCCAACTCCTCGGTCACCTACTCAGGATCTCCTgcag CTCCCAGAGAGAAACCTACCCGTCATCTGA TTTATTTTCAGAAGTACTCTCaatttcttgaagaaaaaaaagctaTAAAAGGTATAACTCACAAAGAATTGAACTGCATAAAAAATGTTTTGCTCATGGAAG aaaaaagctggagctGTTGCCCAAAGAATTGGAAGCCATTTGGTTCCCACTGCTACTGGGTTACCAAACATACTTCAACTTACTCAAAAGCATCTTGGAACGAGAGTGAGAAGAACTGCTTCAGCATGGGTGCTCATCTCCTAGTGATCCATAGCAAGGAAGAACAG GACTTCATCACTGGGTTCCTGAACCGTGATGCTGCTTATTTTATAGGGCTCTGGGATTCAGGTCATCGACAATGGCAATGGGTTTCTCAGACACCATACAATGCGAGTGCCAC ATTCTGGCACAAAGGTGAGCCCAGCAGTGACGATGAAAAGTGTGTTATAATAAATCATCTTAATTCTGGATGGGGCTGGAATGATATCCCTTGCAGTGGTAAACAGCAGTCAGTTTGTCAGATGAAGGAAATACAGTTATGA